One window of Sinorhizobium numidicum genomic DNA carries:
- a CDS encoding restriction endonuclease subunit S, producing the protein MSEMPRRWTGATIEDVTHYVQRGKSPKYVPHSELPVINQKCVRWSGVDEAHLKYVDPSQWSAWGEERFLRDGDILWNSTGTGTIGRAAIFRGLTTAQRVVADSHVTIVRANGAVLPDYLHRLIQSPSVQSKLDDMQSGSTNQVELSKAEVLATPVPLAPLPEQQRIVAKIDSLTGKSRRAREHLDHIPRLVEKYKQAVLAAAFRGDLTREWRRRYGDIAPVAHEMALQRAELAQKYRQKHYDCNEVFVANGSEPFAVPTAWNWVRAEAICGFITKGTTPHASQLQSGTGDVPFIKVYNLTFDGSLNFTVEPTFVSRSTHEGFLARSRVLPNDVLMNIVGPPLGKVSIVPSDAPEWNINQAIAVFRTIPSVSAAFLAKWLLADDLVQWGVSRSKATAGQSNLTLAICRDLPIPLCSLREQQQITRRIDTAFTWIDRLASEATNAHKLIDHLDQAVLVKAFRGELIPQDPDDEPASVLLDRIRAERGAAPKGNQGRTKQS; encoded by the coding sequence ATGAGTGAAATGCCGCGACGATGGACTGGCGCGACAATCGAAGACGTCACGCACTACGTTCAACGGGGCAAGTCACCCAAGTATGTGCCCCACAGTGAATTGCCCGTGATAAATCAAAAATGCGTACGTTGGTCTGGCGTTGATGAAGCTCACCTTAAGTATGTCGATCCATCTCAGTGGAGTGCATGGGGTGAAGAGCGGTTTCTCCGAGATGGCGACATCCTATGGAACTCGACTGGGACCGGAACCATTGGTCGCGCTGCGATCTTCCGCGGATTGACAACAGCTCAGAGGGTTGTTGCAGACAGCCACGTGACGATTGTCCGAGCGAACGGCGCGGTGTTGCCGGACTACCTTCATCGATTAATTCAATCGCCTTCGGTCCAGTCGAAGCTCGATGACATGCAGTCAGGGTCAACAAACCAAGTAGAACTGAGCAAAGCAGAAGTCCTGGCGACACCTGTTCCCCTTGCCCCGCTCCCCGAACAGCAACGGATCGTGGCGAAGATCGACAGCCTCACCGGCAAATCCAGACGCGCTCGCGAACACCTCGACCACATCCCCCGCCTCGTCGAAAAGTACAAGCAGGCTGTGCTAGCAGCGGCCTTCCGAGGGGATTTAACGCGGGAGTGGCGTCGGCGTTATGGTGACATCGCTCCGGTGGCCCACGAGATGGCACTCCAAAGGGCAGAGTTAGCCCAGAAATATCGTCAAAAGCATTACGATTGTAATGAGGTCTTCGTTGCAAACGGTTCTGAACCATTCGCTGTCCCGACGGCCTGGAACTGGGTAAGGGCGGAAGCTATCTGCGGCTTCATTACTAAAGGAACGACACCTCACGCGTCTCAGTTGCAATCGGGGACTGGCGATGTGCCCTTCATCAAGGTCTACAACCTCACTTTTGATGGCAGCCTAAATTTCACTGTGGAGCCGACTTTCGTCTCTCGATCCACGCATGAAGGATTCCTCGCCCGGTCGAGGGTGCTGCCCAATGATGTGCTAATGAACATCGTTGGGCCGCCTCTTGGTAAAGTAAGTATTGTGCCCAGCGATGCACCTGAATGGAACATTAACCAAGCAATTGCCGTGTTCCGCACAATACCATCTGTGTCAGCCGCGTTTCTAGCGAAATGGCTACTTGCCGACGACCTAGTTCAATGGGGGGTTTCGCGTTCCAAGGCTACAGCTGGTCAAAGCAACCTGACACTTGCTATCTGCCGTGACCTTCCTATACCTCTTTGCTCACTCAGGGAACAACAGCAGATTACCCGTCGTATTGATACGGCTTTCACGTGGATCGACCGCCTTGCCTCCGAAGCAACCAACGCCCACAAGCTGATTGACCATCTCGACCAAGCCGTGCTCGTCAAAGCCTTCCGTGGCGAACTCATACCGCAAGATCCGGACGACGAACCGGCCAGCGTTCTCCTTGACCGGATCAGGGCAGAGCGTGGCGCGGCCCCAAAGGGCAATCAGGGGCGGACCAAGCAATCATGA
- a CDS encoding N-6 DNA methylase, translated as MNGPRSREIVQKLWGASKSLQGGGVSYFEYVTELTYLLFLKMLEEVTRNGKRLQDGIPADCRWAYLRRLEGQERLDHYRAVLLKLGTSADVTSPLVKQVFTDAKTSITKPTALATLISTIDAVDWYAAEEDGLGDLYEGLLERTTSERKSKAGQYFTPRALIESVVRLMQPKAREIIQDPAAGTGGFLIAAHRRILKDTDDLTTLSPETAFFQRNTALQGCELIPGTHRLSTMNMLLHGIDTPIQPFDTLSSEGESLDRADLVITNPPFNKFPDRVFRSDFSITADQRKGPLAFVEHIVRALKPGGRAAVVVPDNVLFEDNTGRRLRTWLMDLCNLHTILRLPTGIFYAQGVKTNVLFFRRGVTDRGNTSSVWVYDMRANMPAFGKTRPLTVADFADFESAYGIDPNGGSERQEQGEEGRWRSFSREAIAARNDNLDIAWLRDTEAEAEEALTEPEDIAAAIIGHLKAALVEIEALSEELEPDNVGEAAAIAEAAE; from the coding sequence ATGAATGGCCCCCGTTCGCGTGAAATTGTTCAGAAACTCTGGGGCGCTAGCAAGAGCCTCCAAGGTGGCGGCGTGAGCTACTTTGAGTACGTGACTGAACTTACCTACCTGCTCTTTCTCAAAATGCTGGAAGAGGTAACGCGCAATGGGAAGCGGTTGCAAGACGGGATACCGGCTGATTGCCGATGGGCCTACCTCAGACGACTGGAGGGGCAGGAGCGTCTAGATCACTATCGCGCCGTGTTGCTCAAACTTGGCACGAGCGCAGATGTCACGTCGCCTTTGGTTAAGCAGGTATTTACCGATGCCAAAACTTCCATCACCAAGCCCACGGCGCTTGCCACCTTGATTTCGACAATTGACGCCGTGGATTGGTACGCTGCGGAAGAAGATGGGCTCGGAGACCTGTATGAAGGACTTTTGGAGCGTACGACCTCTGAGCGCAAAAGCAAAGCGGGCCAATACTTCACGCCTCGGGCGCTGATAGAGAGCGTCGTCCGATTGATGCAGCCAAAGGCCAGGGAGATCATTCAGGACCCGGCGGCGGGAACCGGCGGCTTCCTGATTGCAGCGCACAGGCGTATCCTCAAGGACACCGACGATCTGACGACCTTGTCTCCGGAGACGGCCTTTTTTCAGAGAAATACCGCGCTGCAAGGATGTGAACTGATTCCTGGAACACATAGGCTGTCTACAATGAACATGCTTCTGCATGGTATAGACACGCCTATCCAACCTTTCGATACTCTTTCGTCAGAGGGAGAAAGCCTAGACAGAGCCGATCTAGTTATCACAAACCCGCCGTTCAATAAATTCCCGGATAGAGTCTTCAGAAGCGATTTTTCCATTACTGCTGACCAACGGAAGGGACCGCTCGCCTTTGTCGAGCATATCGTCCGAGCGCTCAAGCCCGGTGGTCGCGCCGCCGTAGTGGTTCCGGATAACGTGTTGTTCGAGGACAATACGGGCAGACGCCTCCGCACCTGGCTGATGGACCTCTGCAACCTTCACACCATCCTGCGCCTTCCAACTGGCATTTTCTACGCACAGGGGGTCAAGACAAATGTCCTATTTTTTCGGCGGGGGGTAACCGACAGGGGCAACACCAGCTCAGTCTGGGTCTACGACATGCGCGCCAACATGCCCGCCTTTGGCAAGACCCGACCGTTGACCGTTGCCGATTTCGCGGACTTCGAGTCAGCTTATGGCATCGATCCGAACGGGGGTTCCGAGCGGCAGGAGCAGGGTGAGGAAGGTCGGTGGCGCAGCTTTAGCCGTGAGGCCATTGCCGCACGTAATGACAATCTCGACATTGCCTGGCTGCGCGACACAGAGGCCGAAGCCGAGGAGGCGCTCACCGAGCCCGAGGACATCGCCGCCGCCATCATCGGTCACCTAAAGGCCGCGCTGGTGGAGATCGAAGCATTGTCCGAAGAGCTGGAGCCGGATAACGTTGGCGAGGCTGCGGCGATCGCGGAGGCGGCGGAATGA
- the hsdR gene encoding type I restriction-modification system endonuclease, with the protein MLSHFDRLLCPNSRTCRTCTTTPSATANWSTWREIGLDTPLPVRAMIAATGADMVASLNFEFLRTHDKQLANLGGFAESYFRTDPSTSIVKLRQFAELMAKMIAARHASYRDERETFEETLRRLSYERIIPKELADVFHALRKVGNVAVHQAKGDHANALTSLKFARSLGIWFHRTYGKQPGFNPGAFVPPPEPIDATTSLREEIEALRRKVAETEDAAIVARREAEEHARARETVEDRLTREAEERATWEQLAHESEVEKVAIAAKLASLQAEAEAAPRAEALELIQRGEQAAASIDLDEGQTRAIVDQQLRDRGWEADTKTLRYSAGVRPSKGRNIAIAEWPTANGPADYALFVGTMLVGFVEAKRRRKNVSAAIDQAERYSIAINADEFSSAGGPWDGHRVPFVFAANGRSYLKQIETESGIWFRDTRRSVNHRRALVDWPTPDGLTRLLEVDVDAANAALKARSFEFGFPLRHYQEAAIRSVETALSAEQRSMLVAMATGTGKTKLAIAMLYRLLSAKRFRRICFVVDRSALGHQTEGEFSTTKVVSGKTFAEIFGLKGLEDVTLEVDTKVHICTIQGLVKRVLYAADTSEAPPVDQYDLMVIDECHRGYLLDREMSDEELSFRNQDDYISKYRRVLEYFDAVKIGLTATPALHTTDIFGEPIFRYSYREAVIDGFLIDHEPPIRIETALARTGIGFFGGQQVEYLAPETGEINTAVLPDEIRFEVEQFNKQVITPEFNRVVAEELARHIDPALPGKTLIFAATDAHADMVVAALKKAFGEAYGEIDDAAVRKITGSVDNVQNLIRSFRNDTNPKIAVTVDLLTTGIDVPKITNLVFLRRINSRILYEQMIGRATRQCPEIGKEVFRIFDAVDLYPHLQNLTDMKPIVVNPSIRFEQLVREMVEATDDHQRETIREQMAVKLRRRLRNLPEEARQRFEAVAGETPEAMLQRLLESEAPALAAWLRDRAAIGPILDWQSDGNNPRYVPISPHSDEVVAVTRGYGDAERPEDFLDSFAAFVRNNVNSIAALKMVVTRPRDLTRADLKELRLALDRSGYSEANLRRAWADAKNEEIAASIIGFVRQAAIGDPLIPYKDRVKSAMRSIVAGRRWTEPQRQWLDRIERQMILGIVLDRTSFEEEPFAGLGGYSRINRVLEGQLESVITQLHQKVWERVA; encoded by the coding sequence TTGCTGTCGCATTTTGACCGCTTATTGTGCCCCAATAGTCGAACTTGCCGGACGTGCACAACAACGCCTTCTGCGACCGCAAATTGGTCAACCTGGCGTGAAATAGGTCTGGACACTCCTTTGCCAGTTCGTGCAATGATTGCGGCCACGGGGGCGGATATGGTTGCATCGCTGAACTTTGAGTTTCTTCGAACGCACGACAAACAATTGGCGAATCTGGGCGGGTTCGCGGAGAGTTATTTCCGCACCGATCCCTCTACATCTATCGTCAAGCTGCGGCAGTTCGCGGAGCTCATGGCGAAGATGATCGCCGCCCGCCATGCGTCCTATCGTGACGAGCGCGAGACCTTCGAGGAGACATTGCGGCGGCTCTCCTATGAGCGGATCATCCCCAAGGAGCTAGCCGATGTATTCCACGCGTTGCGCAAGGTGGGTAATGTTGCCGTACATCAGGCGAAAGGTGACCACGCGAACGCGCTGACCTCGCTCAAATTTGCTCGCTCGCTCGGCATCTGGTTCCATCGCACGTATGGGAAGCAACCCGGCTTCAATCCCGGCGCATTCGTGCCTCCACCCGAGCCGATCGATGCGACGACATCATTGCGCGAAGAGATTGAGGCGCTGCGACGCAAGGTGGCGGAGACTGAGGATGCTGCCATCGTTGCCCGCCGGGAAGCTGAGGAACATGCCCGCGCCCGAGAGACAGTCGAGGACCGATTGACGCGCGAGGCGGAGGAGCGAGCGACCTGGGAGCAGCTTGCGCATGAGAGTGAGGTCGAGAAAGTAGCCATTGCCGCCAAGTTAGCCAGTCTCCAGGCCGAGGCTGAGGCGGCTCCCCGTGCTGAAGCCCTGGAACTCATCCAGCGTGGCGAGCAAGCAGCCGCCAGCATTGATCTAGATGAAGGACAGACCCGCGCCATCGTTGACCAGCAGCTTCGAGATCGTGGGTGGGAGGCGGACACGAAGACGCTCCGCTATAGCGCCGGTGTTCGTCCTTCTAAGGGACGCAACATAGCAATTGCCGAGTGGCCAACTGCAAACGGCCCCGCGGACTATGCGCTGTTCGTCGGCACGATGCTAGTCGGCTTCGTTGAGGCAAAGCGCCGCCGCAAGAACGTCTCGGCCGCCATCGACCAGGCGGAACGCTACTCGATAGCGATCAATGCCGATGAGTTTAGCTCGGCTGGCGGGCCGTGGGACGGGCACCGTGTCCCCTTCGTCTTCGCCGCTAATGGTCGTTCCTATCTCAAACAAATTGAGACCGAGAGCGGCATTTGGTTCCGTGACACGCGGCGTAGTGTCAACCATCGTCGGGCGCTGGTCGATTGGCCGACGCCGGACGGTCTGACGAGATTGCTCGAGGTCGATGTGGATGCAGCAAACGCGGCGCTCAAGGCTCGATCGTTTGAGTTTGGCTTTCCGCTCCGCCACTACCAAGAAGCCGCAATACGATCAGTGGAAACAGCGTTGTCAGCCGAGCAGCGGTCAATGCTCGTGGCGATGGCGACCGGTACGGGCAAGACTAAACTCGCCATCGCGATGCTCTACCGTCTTCTGTCGGCCAAGCGCTTCCGCCGCATCTGCTTCGTCGTGGACCGCAGCGCCCTGGGGCATCAGACCGAAGGCGAGTTCTCCACGACAAAGGTGGTCTCAGGCAAGACCTTCGCAGAAATCTTCGGTCTGAAAGGCCTTGAGGATGTGACGCTTGAGGTGGACACTAAGGTCCATATCTGCACGATCCAAGGGCTGGTGAAGCGTGTGCTCTATGCCGCCGACACTTCCGAAGCTCCACCGGTCGATCAGTATGACCTGATGGTCATTGACGAATGCCATCGTGGCTACCTCTTGGACCGCGAGATGTCTGACGAGGAATTGAGCTTCCGGAACCAGGACGATTACATTTCCAAGTACCGGCGCGTGCTCGAATACTTCGATGCGGTCAAGATCGGTCTGACGGCCACCCCGGCCCTGCACACGACCGACATCTTCGGCGAGCCGATCTTCCGCTACTCATACCGAGAGGCGGTTATTGACGGTTTCCTGATCGACCACGAACCGCCGATCCGCATCGAGACAGCATTGGCACGAACGGGTATCGGGTTCTTCGGGGGACAACAAGTGGAATACCTCGCTCCCGAAACGGGCGAGATCAACACTGCCGTTCTGCCGGACGAAATCCGCTTCGAGGTGGAACAATTCAACAAGCAGGTGATCACGCCTGAATTTAATCGCGTGGTGGCCGAGGAGCTGGCTAGGCACATCGATCCAGCGCTTCCCGGCAAGACCCTAATCTTTGCCGCCACCGATGCTCATGCCGACATGGTCGTGGCTGCTCTCAAGAAGGCATTCGGGGAAGCCTATGGCGAGATCGACGACGCCGCGGTGAGGAAGATCACCGGCAGCGTGGACAACGTCCAGAACCTGATCCGCTCGTTCCGGAACGACACCAATCCGAAGATCGCGGTCACAGTCGATCTGCTGACGACCGGTATCGATGTGCCGAAGATCACGAACCTCGTCTTCCTACGCCGGATCAATAGCCGCATCCTCTACGAACAGATGATCGGTCGGGCAACACGCCAATGCCCCGAGATCGGCAAAGAGGTGTTCCGCATCTTCGACGCTGTGGACCTCTACCCGCATCTCCAGAACCTGACCGACATGAAGCCAATCGTCGTTAACCCATCGATCAGGTTCGAACAGCTTGTCCGCGAAATGGTTGAGGCGACTGACGATCACCAGCGCGAGACGATCCGCGAGCAGATGGCCGTCAAGCTGCGTCGCCGTCTCAGGAACCTGCCCGAGGAAGCCCGGCAACGCTTCGAGGCGGTAGCGGGGGAGACGCCGGAGGCGATGTTGCAGCGGCTGCTCGAAAGTGAGGCGCCCGCGCTCGCCGCCTGGCTGAGGGACCGTGCGGCCATTGGCCCGATCCTCGACTGGCAGTCGGACGGCAACAATCCTCGCTATGTGCCGATCTCCCCCCATAGTGATGAGGTGGTTGCCGTCACGCGGGGCTACGGAGATGCTGAAAGGCCGGAAGATTTCCTCGATAGCTTTGCAGCTTTCGTGCGCAACAACGTCAACAGCATAGCCGCGCTGAAGATGGTCGTGACGCGCCCGCGTGACCTGACCCGCGCCGACCTGAAGGAGCTTCGCCTCGCACTCGACCGCAGCGGTTACTCGGAAGCCAATCTGCGCCGGGCATGGGCTGACGCGAAGAATGAGGAGATTGCTGCCTCAATCATTGGCTTCGTGCGCCAGGCAGCCATTGGCGACCCGCTGATCCCTTACAAGGACCGCGTAAAATCGGCGATGCGATCCATTGTGGCGGGCCGCCGGTGGACTGAACCACAGAGGCAATGGCTAGATCGCATCGAGCGCCAAATGATACTGGGCATTGTGCTTGACCGCACTTCTTTTGAAGAGGAGCCATTCGCCGGGTTGGGTGGATATTCCCGCATCAACCGGGTACTAGAGGGCCAACTCGAGAGTGTTATCACTCAACTGCATCAAAAAGTCTGGGAGAGAGTCGCCTGA
- a CDS encoding S-4TM family putative pore-forming effector: MVPERQNTEHALKLMKARHQVWYQAKQLLISQIILTVALPILAAFANIAYPILKPYTSAVAIAVSVADVGILDRWYRSLLKRAARIAEDFDTYVLDLPWNKFLVGPKLDSKLIDKEASAFDKRSDDRKLRDWYPQIFSTVPTHIGRLMCQRTNLWYDAKLRKMYAYVMLLVVVFLVATLVLIAHRAEMDMGDFVLTFLAPISPLLLWTMREFVRQRDTAAGQDQAREESEDLWKHAAKGEHNCAHAERLARELQDSIYSRRSATPLVFPGLYRLMRARLETQMETGSASLIAEYRAIEDAVRV; the protein is encoded by the coding sequence ATGGTACCGGAGAGACAGAATACTGAGCACGCCCTGAAGTTGATGAAGGCTCGCCACCAGGTGTGGTATCAGGCGAAACAGCTTCTGATTTCTCAGATCATCCTCACCGTCGCGCTTCCTATCCTGGCGGCCTTCGCCAACATCGCCTACCCAATCCTCAAGCCTTACACTTCGGCAGTCGCGATTGCTGTTTCTGTAGCGGATGTCGGGATACTCGACCGTTGGTACCGTAGTCTTCTGAAACGTGCGGCAAGAATTGCCGAAGACTTTGACACTTATGTCCTAGATCTTCCTTGGAACAAATTCCTTGTGGGGCCGAAATTGGATTCGAAGTTGATCGACAAAGAAGCTTCAGCATTTGACAAAAGATCCGACGATCGGAAGCTCCGAGATTGGTATCCGCAAATCTTCTCAACCGTACCAACTCACATTGGTCGACTGATGTGTCAGCGAACCAACTTGTGGTACGATGCCAAGCTGCGCAAGATGTATGCTTACGTGATGCTGCTAGTTGTGGTTTTTCTAGTGGCAACGCTGGTACTAATTGCTCACCGTGCGGAAATGGACATGGGCGATTTCGTGCTGACTTTTCTTGCGCCAATATCTCCACTTCTCCTTTGGACAATGCGTGAATTTGTCAGACAGCGCGACACCGCCGCTGGCCAAGATCAAGCAAGAGAGGAGAGCGAGGATTTGTGGAAACACGCAGCAAAAGGTGAGCACAACTGCGCACACGCGGAGAGACTCGCCCGTGAGCTTCAGGACTCAATCTACTCGCGCCGGAGCGCTACACCCTTGGTTTTCCCTGGCTTATATCGCTTGATGCGGGCACGACTCGAGACTCAGATGGAAACTGGCTCAGCAAGCTTAATAGCCGAATACAGAGCCATTGAGGACGCTGTCCGTGTCTAG